The stretch of DNA CTTTGGGTGAAGGGGAATGGGTCAGATCAGCAGGGTTTAAAGACCACGTTCTGCCATCAGCTACAGCCGGGCAACCCCACTGCAGACAAGGGAAGtatggggcagcaggggcagcATATGGCCCTTCAGATAGATACAATTTCTGCTTGCTGGAGCTTCACGTGTTAGCCTCGTCCTAACCCATAACGCAACAGATTGCAATGGGGCACTGCTGCCTCTGGGGCCGTGACAGTAGGATCTTATAGGGTCCCTGGATTCCATACTCCTCCTCTCGGCCATTACTCTGATGCTGTCCCTGCTGAGTGCAAGTGGGGAAACAGGAGACCGACGAGGCTCAAGCCTTCGGCCTGGCGCGGGCGGGTGCCGAGAAGGGGgcaggctgcagaggaaagcagagATGGAGGAAGGACGGAGGCAGAGATGCACAGAAAGAGGAACCGGTCTGGCAACCAGTTTAGCCAGAGTCTAGTTTCGACTAATCCCTAGAAGGCAAGAATAGCGAACATACAATATCCTGCTAGGCAAACGGCACCAGCCGCTTTAACCCTTTGCTGCCCAAGCATCAGGGTGTCAGGCCACCTAGAGACCCTCCCCCTAGCAACCCCatgctggagaagcccctgccccttcctttccccatgccccAGGTGAGCGTAACCTGAGCTGTTGTAGAAAGTCAGTGGCAGCAGCTGCCCAGATCAGGTTTCCCCTGTCATGAATATTCAGCACTCCCCTGGCCCAGCCTCTGTTACTATTTACTTAGGCAGGAGTGGCTGGATCTCGGGTTAACCTTGACACAGAGCAAAAGGGAGCAACAGGTAAAACAGCAGCTCCCCTGCACCTGCCTCCACATGCACCTGAGATGTGACAGTCGCGGTCCCCACCCTCTCCGGGCGCAGTGCAGCCCCTCAGTCCGCAATAGCGCCCTGGAGCTATCCCAGCCCCCGGTTCCCTCTCTCCTGCCACTGAGTGTTCCCTCGGGGAGCAGAACGCAACCAGCAAGGGGCTGAATCGAAGCAGGTACGTTGGCCAGGGTGtttgggggaatggggggcaggagagggaaacCTGAGCCCCGACGTCGTGCCTCAGTGCCTCCATGAATGTTTCATTGATTAGTACTGCCGAGGACCGGCCAACCTGGTGCCGAGCACCTTGAGCTCTGGGGAAGTTGAGGGCGCTCAGCCCCTGGCAGGATCGGGCCTGAAGCCAGCTTCAGGAGGTGGCAGGCTTGACCATGATCCAGGGAGGATCTGGACGGCTCGTGGGGGAGTCGGAGCCTTTCCCCTCAAGTGGGACCTGTTACCTCTAGCCCAGGCTGGCAGTGACCAAAAGCTGCTCCTGTGTGATTGGGATCCATGGGAAttggggcggcgggggggtggggaggggagcgcaTTAGGGGCATTCATTTGTTGCCATCTCAACAGGGAGGCCAAGGAGTCAATGGGCCAGGGAGACTCAACTCTTCTTAGCCCTGGAGATGGAGGCACATGCCAAGGGGGGCGTTTTGGGGGCATGGTTACCTTGTCACTCCCCTGGCTAGCCCTGATCGGTAGCTATCACTGGCCATCAACCCAGCAGCTTTCACGGGATGCTTTTTTGGTAAAGGTTCAGCCTTCCCAGGTGGAACAGACAGCTGGTGCctaatggggtggggagggctagctcagtggtttgagcattggcctgctaaacccagggttgtgagttgaatccttgagggggccatttagggatctggggcaaaaaattggggattggtcctgctttgagcagggggtcggactagatgacctcctgaagtcccttccaaccctgagattctatgatttctataaCCCACTAGCCCAATTCATCCCTGACTAGAACTGCTGAAGTCTCTCTGGGGCCTCTCCGGGACAGACCTAATGACAGCAGCACCTGCCCTAAAGAGCCCAATGGAGGGGGAAACATTGAGTTTGTTCCATGCAAAATGAGCTTAATCCTTGGCCTGCTGGTTGCCAAACGAATgctaagggggtgggggtgtagagATACTGGCCATTTGAAGCCCCTGAAGGGTTATACCAGCCCTCCCCCGTGCTGGGGCTGCCCCCCGTCATATGCAAACACCAGCTAGAGATGGCAaggggctcccccacccccttgtggGTCACTGACATAGGAAAGCGACTGCACGCGGGATGCACCACGGCAGCTCCTTCCATGGGAATCTCCTGCTTGGGGTAGAGAATCTCCTGCTTGGGGTAAGGCTGGGTAGGTTTTGGAGCGGCCAGTGGGAATTCTGGAGGGTTGTTTAGGGGGTAGGTAACAGCAGGAGAGGAGTCTCATCTCACAGGCCCCCAGGAAGCGCTGCATGGAGAAGGGTCTCTCGTGCCATCAGCAGAGCAAATGGGCCACTCAGGGCACTGAGAGAGTGAATACGGGGGGAGGGGTAATCAGGGGGGATCCAGAGGGCAGAGATCTCGATACTGGAAACCTTCCCCACCAGGCATGAGGAACTagcaccccccctgcaccccccaataTACCCCTGCCTGGGCTCTGCTATTCTGCCTGAGCTATGAATGTTTAACTTGCTGAAATATCTGATGGACCTGGCCCAAGGTTATTGCTACTTCTCACGGGATGTGCCCTCTCGTCACCCGCTACCTGCGAAGGCTGCCTGTGCTGaaatctccctcctcccccccggctGATGTAACACCGACCGCCCAGCTTGCAGGAACTCCGCCACTCGGTCACAAGGCTGCagaggggaaatggagccccTATGGCTAACAGCACCTGTGGGGGCTCAGGCCCGTCTCAGGTATGCTGTGCTCAGGGAGGAGGCAAGAAGACAGTTGAGCAGAGAAGCCCAGGGAATTGCTGGCCAGATCCTCTGGCAACCTCCCTgtgtcctctcccctccctcacattgtaaggagaaaagaaaaggaggacttgtggcaccttagagacgaaccaatttatttgagcataagctttcgtgagctacagctcacttcatcgaaagcttatgctcaaataaattggttagtctctaaggtgccacaagtcctccttttctttttgcgaatacagactaacatggctgttactctgaaacctgtcattgtaaggagagtgatcactttagataagctattaccagcaggagagtggggtgggggggagagaaaaccttttgtagtggtaaacacccattttttcatgctttgtgtgtataaaaagatcttctgtgctttccacagtatgcatccgatgaagtgagctgtagctcacgaaagcttatgctcaaataaattggttagtctctaaggtgccacaagtcctccttttctcagtACAGGAGGTCCCTGCACGTGACCGTGGGTTCCACTTCCCCAGAGAGACCCACTGGATTTCAGGGCCAGGGTGACTTTGCCTGGGATTTGGCTACTGGGCTCATTTCTGATATGGGAATTTTCCCTGTACgtttatttgggggggagggcggggggctaGTGGTGGTGCTGGGTGTGTCCTTCTGTGACTGCCTGTCACTGTTTGCACTTTACCCGGGGATCTCTGCGTACGCATGGGTCTGTTTGAAGGTGGATGTACGGCCACGCTACGTATGTGTGTGCTGGATTCTCAGCAGGTGCATGTAGGTCTGCACAAGAGCGTCTGTGCATACGGgtgcccagacagacagacagactgagcACTGTGGGTGGTAAGAGCTCAACATAGGGCTGATTGGGTGTCCAGCAGCTCCGTACGGGATGTTCGCGGGGCAGCTTCTCGCCCCGAGTGGGACGGCAACAGAGCACCCTCTCTTGCTCTCCAGCTTGGAGCTGAGGGTGTGAACAAGTGCAATCTGCAAAGGAGCCTGGGGGAAGCaaccaggctctgggctgggataggGACAATGCTAAcaaggggtgcgggggggggggcggcgtccTTGAACCTATGCCAGGGTTCCAACCTCAGCCTGACGCAGGGGCCCCGAGTTCGACATTTATCCTCAGCACCCCACCCCCTCgcccttctccctgccctccGCTCCCAAACGGTGACGTAACCCCACCAGCTGGCCGGCGTTCACACCGGAATGGGAGAGGTGCCCCCGCAGAGCCAGGCGCCCGAAACACCCCCTGTCGAATGCCCTGTCTGTCATTCACACTGCTTCCAACAGAACCCCACCTGGGTTAACCCTTTGGGGACTAGGCCCAAGTTTCTATCGGTTACGTAAAGACAAATCCAGGTGAGCTGCACCAAAGCCAACAGAATGGCAGCAGCTCTACCGTAGGGTGACTCTGGCCCACAGCCCCTAAAACCAAGCTGCCTCTATCAGCGGGTGCTGTTCTGTAGGGCAGCGGCGAATGGAATGGGTGATCGAACAGGCCTTTTTGACAGCTAACAACCCCAGTGCTGCACATCTTCCTTGGCAGTCAGCCTGCTATGGACAGATAGGGGGAGACCAGTTCGCCACGGAGTGGGCCAGTTTTTCTTACCCTTCCCTGGCTGCACAAATGGACAGACCGACCCAAGGGAGGCCGCCCAGCTGCACCCATGTTAGGTTTTTCCGACTCACTCCAGTATATTGCTGAATGTCAGCAAGAGCTCTGCTGTCTCTCTAGGTCAGGCAGGGCTGATGCGCCTGTGTACAGGACACCCCATGAGGGACTGaccatctccctcccccctcctggcTGCCACCCTGGCTACAGAGCGATTGAATGTTTCTATACAAACAGCTGGAGGGAGTGATCAAAGGGTGAGATACGCCTTCAGCAAACACCCAGATAGGATCATGCCGGAGGCTGTTGCCGTCCAGGAAAAAACCAGGGTGGAACCCAAGGACTTGAAACTGAAGGGACTAGCAGCAGGAGCATTGATTAGACCCGATCTGGGCATCAGGAGACCTGGACTCTATTTCTGGCTCTACCCTTGGAGTATGTCACTTTgccatgactcagtttccccatctgtaaaatagggatgaacAGGAAATGGATCATCGTTACTCTGGCCAAATTTCCAAACAGAGTGAGTTTTACCTTGGGGCTTCAGGACTGGGTCTTTCATATGGACAAAATGCCTACAGAACCCAGAGATGGCCCAGTTCAATAGAATTATTCAACAGGTTTTTCCGATTACTGGGAGCATGCTTAGGCGTGGCAAGACAGGATAAGAGATGGGCCGTGACCCCACACCATCTTCTGTCAAATTAAGACAGGATGCAACAACTGAGAGTAGCAAAGAATTGgccaggggagagagggggagaaaagtAGCAATGAGAACATGGACTGACGTGGGCAAAGATAAATGGTTTGGAGGTGGCTCTTTGACGCACCGTAGTGACTATAGGCCCCAggcaagatcagggctccattgtgctaggcactgtgcaaacacattgCAAGAGAGTCCCTGCTCTGATGTTTAAGTAGACCAGAGAAGCAACAGAGAGGGATCAAAGGCACAGACAGGGGTAGTGACATGGGCCAGTGTCCCACCGCAGATCAGCAGCTCAGCCGGGAGTGGAACCCCCCCCAGGCCTCCTGCCTCCAAAGCTAGTGCCCTAGCATCTTGCAAATGAATAGCTCCCGCTGCGTGCGCTGAAGGCTCGCTGCGCCAGGCTGCGTCATCACGTTGCAGTGAGTCGAGGCTGCAAACCCAGCGCCACAAAGTGACAGCTGCAGGGGCCACCGCTCCTTTGACCTGGGTCTCCCCCGAGGCCTTGCTGAGACTTGGCTAATTTTTGAGCCCTGAGTTTCCCTCACAGCAACCGTTGCAGCAGCTTCTTCAGAAACAACCGCAGGGGGAATGCCCATGCTCAGTGACCGAGCAGGTAGCCCTGCCACCTGCCAAACCCAGGCTCCGttcctgctcccctcctcctctgttGTTGGCAACGTTGGtctttgtgggggggagggaaagggaatgGCCCTCTCCCTGGGGGGCAATGGGCTCTGAAGGGAATCTCAGCCAGCAGGGGGATGGTCATGCTGACCCACGACCATGAAAGGGGACAAGCGAAAGTGAAGACAAATCAGATGGCACAGAATGGATAATGTAATATATTGGCTTGTGTGCACAATCAATGCTGCCCTCTAATGATCAGCCCACAGGGTAGAAAAGGGACCGGTCCTTACTCTGCCATCTGAAGGGGCTCTCCCTTAGCATAGCTGCGGTTTTGGAGCTGAAGATCTAGGGGTCTCATCTACATTCCAAGGGAGGGCATGGTGTAAAATTGATCCGATTGTCCAGGCAAACAATAAACCCTAGGAAAAGGTCTGCTAACCTATCTGGCTTCTCTCTAGAGACACACTCCTCTGCCACCAGAGAGGAGAAACCACCATGGCAGAGAACTACAGCTGGTGGAAGCTCACCTTCCTGCGGAAGAAGAAATCCACCCCCAAGGTCCTGTACGAGAGCCCAGACATCTACGCCAACGAGAACCACCAGGAGGCCACACGGACAGAGGTGGGGAGTGATGATGGCGCCGAGAGTGAATTCAATGTCCGGCTGGAGAAGATCGTGGATAAGAACACAAAAGGCAAACATGTCAAGGTCTCCAACTCCGGGCGCTTCAAGGAGAAGAAGAAAGTGCGATCCACGCTGGCTGAAAACCCCAACCTCTTCACCGATGGTGAGCGGGAGGAGAAGTGAGGCAGGGGAAAGCGGGCATTTGGGGGAAAGCGCTGCAGGGTGGAACCGACGCCCTGAGGCCATTGCGCATGGACCCTTCACGACTCAGAGCCAGCCTAGATGTCAATTCTGTTCTCTCCGCAAATGAAGTAATGAGGGGGCAGGGACCGCCCCGCTGTAGATTTCAAAGACTTTCGGTTCTGATGTGCACTCACAAAGGAGAAAGGACTCGATACTTTTTATTTAATACCaatcatatttaaaataaatgccaCTGGGTGATCGTCACGAGATGGAGGCACCCAAGTCTCGCTCTGAAGCCTtggaggtggggaggagtcaAACACAGGGCAGTTCAGAGGCCCCTTGCAAACACTCTCAGTAGTGCCCAAGGGCTCAGAAGCAGCGGTTGGCTGCAGGGGGCCATGGGATGGGAGGAGCCAGCTGATTCTCATCCACCATTCTACCACTGCACCTAGAAGATGGCTGAGAAGAGCTAGGAACTTCAGCTGGCTCTGCCCTGGGGGATTTCACAGCAACTAGCCTCAGCTCTGTCCGCACCCACTGACACGGGAAAGGTAAACGTAAGGCTGGCTGGGAAACAGGGTTGCACCTTTTAATACCACAGAGAttccctggcctgggaaagagaaATACTTGGCCACAGGCAGTCACCAGCTGAACTGGTggaggcagaactgggaataggacccaggatcCTCATTTCCTGGATAGCAGCACTCAGCCAGTTGAGCTAAAGGAGAACCAACCTTAGCTGGAGCAAGAACGTCTCTTGGCCTTCAGTTACTACAGACCAACACTTGAGTAGATCTGATCTTCCAGCCAGCGGGGGCACGGGGGTAAGACAACTAAAGATTCCACTGATAGGAGAAACTGCGGCCAGTcgggtgtggggtctgggggcTTTGGAACGGGGCTACAGCCCTGAGAGCTTATTTTCTTTGACTCACTGTTGGGCACTGGTTGATGTAGAAACCAGCTGGAGTCTGCTAGGGTGACTCTCTAAGAGAGGAcagatggtctagtggttagcacAGGAGCACCGGAACTGAGAAAGCCTGGATTCTATTCCCGCCTCTGCCTCTagctatgcctcagtttcctgctaTGAGTACGAAGGGGCCATCTTTCGAGTCAGCTTTTGGACCATAATCTTGCTTTGACGTTTCCTTCTCCACAGGTAAAAAAACGCTCAAGGACATGCTAATGTTCCCAGTAACTTAAATTCAAGGTTATTTGTTAACTTCTTTCCCTGCATTCATCTGCCTCTGAGTGGCTACCAGCCACAAATAGCTGGCAGCCCAGGTGGACTTTAGCAGCAGAGATTCTAATAACTCACTCATCAAGCCATTTTGCACTCATAAAATCTGCATGTTTTGCTGAACTTTGTGCACGGGAGCAGTTGCTGAATTCACGTGGTTTCTGGCAGAAGTGCCTGATGCAATGATGCAGaattctctcccccctccactgGGTTACAAAAGGAAAAGTTTGATGGCCCTTTTAATTTCCAAGAGCCATTTTGCTGCTGATACTTTAGAGGCCTTGATCTTCCTGGCTGGTGCTTTTTTCATGTTCAGTCGCTAATTCAGGGGGCGGGCAGTTAAAAGGTGAACTGTTTCCCGTGCTGGGGAGACTGAGAGTTGGCCACCCTACGCACAGTGTAGGTGGTGgcgtgggggaagagggggaaggtaACACCTTGCACCCTTAAGAGACAAAACATGCTTGTAGTTAGGGCTCATAGCCGGAAGAGGCATCTTCTGTAAGTGTTTGTAaatgttctttgttaataaacaaacctgaaaacaaaggaagctcagtGGTTGATCTATGAAAACACCCCAGGGTTGGACCAGATGGAAACCTGTTCTGCTTGAAAAGATCGAGGGACCCTAACTCTCCACCCCTGCACAAGGGAGCAGGTGATACGGTTTCTAAATTAAGGGAGGTGGTGTCTCCCTGCTCCTAGCTGTACGTAATGAGTCTTCAGGGCCTAACTGGTGCCACCGTTGAGCCTATGGAATGCTATCTTCAGGACTCTACGGAGGCCGTAGAGGTGAAGTGCGCATGCAGACGTACTGGGGGAGCTCCAGAGAAACGGGGGTAGTGCTCTAGGAGGAGGGTGCATTCGTGCAGAGCTCTCCGGGTCCAGTACCGCTTCAGCGGGATGCATTCAGACACACCATTTCAGCCAAAGCCATACTCACGCACACACAGCCCTGTCGCTTCCTCTCATGTTACCAGTGCCCAGCAtggactccctccctcccccccatctcctgaTGCCAGGAGtcaaacctgctgccccagcagACAGGAGGGCGAGGCGAATCAGGCTGGGCCCCTCCTTGCCTGAGCATTGTGATCAACACAAAGTTTCACAGGGACGCTCAAAAAGATTTTCTGTTTATTAGCAGGGAGTGGCTGAGCCTGAAGCTGAAAGAAAGTAGTGACCTTCTAGTTATTATAAAGGCCATATTATCCTACCAGCTTTGATTCAGACAGCCCCCTTCCCCAATATTTAGCCACTCTACAAACACACAGCCCCTAGATAACCCAGGCATATTGTGTTCCCCAGCAGCCTCCACCCTTATAGCTTGTTACCAAAATAAACAGAGGAAGAATTCTGCAGACACACAAGGTGTTCTTTGTCCCAGACAAGTGATCAGTGAGAACCAGGGATCCTTGAACAGGTGGGTGGAGAGGAAGAAGGATGTAACTATTGGCTAAGACCTATGGGGATGGAGAAGGAAAGGCAGGAGGCCTCTGCAGATCTGTTTACACGGCAGCCCATGCTGCAGCATCTTGCAACACTATTTGAAAGCAAAATTCAAGCTGCAAGTGGCAGCTTGCTGCCCATCAGCGGCGGCTGGGAATGCTGGAAATTTACTCACCTTTGTCATTAGTCACTGTGAGCAGAAAATCCTGGTCTATTTCCCCGGGCATCAGATTCACCGCAGCTACTCTAGCTGTCCTCAGCCCGACAAACCAGCTTACAATCAGCTATGTAGGAGGTACAGCGGCTCTAAACTGACAACGGAAAAGctgcaagggagggggaaaaaatagtctCATCACTTCATCGTCTATCAAAGAGGATTACCTTGCTCATGCCTGGTTAGAGCACTCGGTGAAGGCTGGGATAGGAAATAACTCAGCAGGAAGCAGCTGAGCTGTCAGCTTAACATGTtggtacagaacctagcacaagaGAGGCCCGATCCAAGACTGGGGCTATTAAGCACCACAGCTATACGAATATGaaggggggcagagcagagctgcaaGCAGAAGCTGTCTGCTACTGTTCCTTTAAGATAGGTTCTGTATTTTGGGGGAGTTCATTCATCCATGTGGTACTCTCTGATCTGTCCGAGCAGAACCTCCTGCTCTTTCCTGTGTCTCTGTCCACAGTTCTGATCTCCCCAGCCAAGCGGAAGATTTCTCAGCCCAATCACTGAGCCGGTGGCCCCCTGGGGCTTACACAGCTGCCTGACTCCTGGCATTGGAGTAGGAAACATTTTCGTCTGTTTTAAAGACACTGCTTTGAAAtgttctcattttaaaataacctTCTCCGGGGTAGGTACCTGGCCACTGTCTCCACCGTATCTGAGCACTGCCATCTTTAATGTACCTGTCGTCACAAACCCTGGGGAGGCAGGGCtccttttacagctggggaaccgGGACACAAGGAGCCTAAGACCCAGATTCTCAGAGGTGTGTCAGCAGTGAATTCCCAgcgatttcaatgggagttaagtgcctcaataactttgaggatctgagcccaagtgacttttccaaggtcacccaggcagcctgtagcagtgcagggaactgaacacagGTGCCCCACTGCCCAGGATAGCAGCCTAACCCCTGGGTCATCCTTCCTCTTTCAGAAACAGACGTAAGCAGATTCCATTTCCGGTTGGTGACTACGAAAGCGGCAATGGAAAAGGCTGGCCAGAGTTTTGCTTAGGATTTAAAACCCAAACATCAGTGATCTAACCCTTTCCCTCTTCAAAGTGGCGTCACAGACGCTCCCCGACTctcaccgccccccacccccacaaagcAGGCAAGTGCTATTGCAATTTTATGGATGGCTGAACTTCCACCTGCAGAACTGCGACAGCTCCAAGggcacacagtgagtcagtggcagagctgtgaatagCACACGAGGATCCAGCCTCCTAGTCCCCTGCTCTAGCAGCTTCTAGGCCACGCTCCAAAGGGCCAGAGGAAAACGAACCTGCATCTTAGCAAAGGAGGCTCTGCAAGAGAGTGAACTGTGGGGCTCCACGCAGAACCAAAGTCAGCTATTGTCCCCGGGTAGGAGCACactggggggggtctgggtgcctCCAACCCACATCCCCccatggtccagtggttagagcagggaaccGTGAGTCAGGAGCTCTGTGTAATCCCAGCTCTGGCACAAGAGTGGTGATTACAGCAAGGCAGGGGAGGAGGTCAGGATTCCACGGTTCTATACCCAGATCTACAACAGCTGTGCCAGTCTTTTCACCTCTCGGTGAAATGGAGCTCACACGTATGTAAAATGCTGAGAGATCCCCTTGGAAAGGAGCTGTGGAAGGTtcaaagtacttgcaacctcaagcCATGTTAGGCAGAAGTTGCCATGGCAACCACTGCAACAACAGACACTATCTCCCTGTCATTTGCTAGTTTTATTGTGAAacagcccaggaggggtggaggCAGCTCTCAGCGATTTGGCCTGAGCTCCCTTCTTCCTGCCCTGGGCACACAGCTAGCCCTCAGGCTCTGCAATGCTCCTCTCTGTTTAGTTAGCAGAGGGTGTGGAGAGTGACTCACTCCCCAGCTATTGTCGCTGGATGATTTTCCACCCCCATTCACACAGAGCTGGGATCTCCCCTCTCCTGCAGAGATCAGCTTTGGGGGTTTGAGGTCATGCTTCCCCGCTGCTCAGAGCCAACCCGTGACCCACCCCAAGCACTTCCCATTGCTGCAGCCAGAGGCACCCTCAGAATTTATTCTAGGCTGACAATCCTGCCCCCCCCATTGGGTCAGAATTTAGGGGTCCCCCTTCTCCCCAACTTTCCCCCATCTGCCCCACTCCCCTCAGGCATTCAAAGATGAGTTGCAGCTTTCATTCTCAAACCTTCATTTGAATACGAACCATTAAGCCTATGCAAATGTCTGCTCAGAGTGAAACCTGCCTGCCGTACACCTGGCTCCCTGAGCCTCCCGGCAAAACAATGGGCCAGGCCTGCCACTCCATTACAACCCACTGCACCCTTAAGGGAATCCCAGGTAGGcgaacccccccaccaccacccccgacAAGACAAGTGAGTTCAGGACAGCAGCAGATGCTGGATTGGAAATAGTGCCCGTCTGTCAACAGAGCAGGCAGCCTACACTAGAAGTGGGGGTATCCGTGCACACAGTGTAAGAGGAAAGGGAAAACTGCCCTGTGACTGGTCTGGCTTTAGCTATTTTATCTTACAGGGAGGGGGGTGTTGAAGAGGAGGTGTATTTTGATGAGAGCCACACAACttttgcagcccccccccccccccccaagtctgcTGTATGCAGCCATGGGGACTTCAGGCACCTGCTCCAGTGAGGGCTGTGAGAGTGGTCAGGGGATACGTAACAAACCCATCCCTTCGGTTAAAGGCACCAGTCACCTATAGTTCATGGGGGATTGGCTCAGCCAGGCTGCCATGCCCACAGCTGAAAGAACAGCATCCTGATTAGCTCTGCAGCTGGACGAAGGCACACGCGGCAGGACAGCTGTTGCACCTgtttctcccctgccccatccctcccttccctgcGCCATAAGAAAGGGCCACGGGCTGCTGCTGCTTACCCCTCGCTGCTCCCAGCACAAGGGGGCAATTGCTATACCAGAGCAGACCTACTTCCGACAGCAGCCAGGCAAGAAACCCAGACACGGACAATTATGAAACACCCTGCGCAGGGGAATGGAAGCACTTCGCTTGCAGCTCATTGCCATGCAGGAGACAAAGGAACTCAGCAGCTACTGCCCCATTCTGATCCTTCCTAAAACAATCCCCACAGGGAGAGGGTCTCATTGTTCACAAGTGTTTATAGTGGATAAAAGCAGGACTGGAAGATAAGAGGGGGCTTCCTAACTGCAGTCACTAGATTTTGCTTTTACTCTTACACGGTGATGAGGTGGCAAAGGAGGGACGGGGAGGCCTGGGGCTAAGGGAGAGCCCTAGGCTAAGAGCAAAGAAAGTGCTTAGGGCGTGCGGTTGGTCACTCACCCTGCGGCATGGGAATCCTGCCACCACATGTGAAACAGCCAACAGATCCTGACCCCGATTGGCtgggggaggaagcaaatgac from Lepidochelys kempii isolate rLepKem1 chromosome 27, rLepKem1.hap2, whole genome shotgun sequence encodes:
- the PRR15L gene encoding proline-rich protein 15-like protein: MAENYSWWKLTFLRKKKSTPKVLYESPDIYANENHQEATRTEVGSDDGAESEFNVRLEKIVDKNTKGKHVKVSNSGRFKEKKKVRSTLAENPNLFTDGEREEK